The Gemmatimonadota bacterium nucleotide sequence CGACGCGGGGTCCGCGCGCGGCTGAAGGCTCGCCCCAGCCACCCCCGCCCGGCGTGCGGATCGACAGGACATCCCCGGCCGACAAGCGCACCGAGCCCTTGGCCGGGATGTCGCGCTCCCGGCCCTCGGAGCGGACCGTGTCCCGGCCGGGCGCGCCCGGTTCGCCGCCCGCACGCCCCGCCGGAGCGCGCCGGCGCCGCTCGCAGAGCAGGTTGGCCTCCGCGTCCACCAGGACGCGCACCTCGCGCCGCATGCCGTCCCCTCCCGGGTGCGTACCCGCGCCGCCCGAACCCGCGCGCAGGCCGTACGCCTCGACCCGCACGGGGTAGGCGTGCTCGAGCGCCTCGATCGGGGTGTTGAGGGAATTGGTCATGTGCGAATGGACGCCCGACATACCGGGTCCGGACGGGCCCGCGCCCATGCCCCCGCCTACGGTCTCGTAGTACGCGAACTGATCCCCGCTGCGCGGGTCGACGCCGCCGAGCGTCACGTTGTTCATGGTGCCCTGGGATTGCGCCGGGATGAGGCCCGGGAGCGCCAACGCCAGCGCCTCGAAGAGTACGTCCGCGATGCGCTGGCTGGTTTCCACGTTGCCCGCCGCCACGGCGGCCGGAGGCCTGGCCGAGACGATCGATCCCTCGCGCAGCCGGACCGCGATCCGCTCCATGTCGCCACCGCCGGCGGGTAGCGGCACGTCGAGCAGTCGCTCGACGACGCAGCGGAAGACGTAGCGTACGCACGACGTGGCGATGGCGGCCACCGCGTTGACTCCTCCCGGCGCCTGGTCCGCGGAGCCGGTCATGTCGACGGTCGCGTTTTCGCCGGCGACGCGGACCGCCGCGCGAATGGCCAGCGGGCCGCTGCCAAGGCCGTCGTCCTCCAACGCGTCTTCGGCGACGTACTCGCCGTCGGGAATGCGGGAGATGCCCTCCGCAAGCAGGCGGTCCGCGTACGCGCGCAGCGCCCTCATGGCCGCCAGCGTTTGCCCATCGCCCAAGCGGCCGGCGATCTCGATCAGGCGCCTGGAGCCGGCCTCCAGCGACGCGAGCTGCGCCTGCAGGTCGGCCTCGCGCTCGGTGGGTGTGCGCACGTTGGCCAGGATGAGCCGCCACAGGTCGGCAACCGGGCGCCCCTGGCGCACCAGGAACGCGGGCGGTATGCGCAGGCCTTCCTGAAACACCTCGCGTACCAGCGCCATGCTGCCCGGCGCGGCCCCGCCGACGTCCGCGTGGTGGGCCCTGCTCGCGACAAGTCCAAGGGGGTTCGCGCGTTGTCTTGGGTGAACGGCCGCGACCAGCGTGATGTCCGGCAGGTGGGTGCCGCCGCGGAAGGGGTCGTTTACGACGGCCACGTCGCCCGGGCCCAGCTCGCCGAGCACATCGGCCACGGCGCTCACGCTCATGGGCATCGCCCCGAGGTGGACAGGCATGTGATCGCCCATCGCCACCACCCGACCGTCGGGGTCGAAGAGCGCGCACGAGTAGTCGCGTCGCTCCTTGATGTTGGGTGAGAACGCGGACCGGCGAAGCGCGGCGCCCATCTCTTCGGTGAGGGCGCCGAAGAGGTGGCGAAACACCTCGATGCGTGCCGGGTCCACGGCGGCCGATTGCGTCACGGAGTGCCCGGAATAGATTGCCGGGCAAACAATTCGCGTCCCGGTGTGTATATGCGCGCGGACCGCCCCGGAAACGGCGGTTCTAGCGACCTTCGAATCACGATAGAGGGGAGGATGCGTTGGGTAGCAATGGACCAGGCCTGATTGACCGCGCTCGCGATGAGCTCTACAGCCACATTCACCGCTGCGGCGTGTTGGAGGCCGACGAGGACCAGGTCAGCGAGTGGATGGCGGAAACGGTCGAGTTCCTCGCGAAGCGCTATCCCGATCTTTCGAGCGCCGAGCTGAATCAGCTCAACGATCTCGGGACGCGGTTTTGCCAGCCGGTCATCCAGAACAGCCGGCAGCATAGTCCGGCCGAGCCGGAGGGCGCAACGGCCGCCTGAGGCACCGAGGGGACCCAGCGTCCCCTTTCTTCACATCCACCGGCCCGCAAGCACGGGGGCCGGCATCAGCGTCGAGATCCATGTACGGATCGCCGAGGATCGAACAGACGAGGGGGTGGCGGGCGAGTCGGGGGCGGCTGGCCAGGGTGGCGCTCGTCATCGTGCTCTCGGGACTTCTATCGGCGCTCTACATCCTGCAAGTGGACGCGGCCGATGAGTACGCCCTGGTCGCGCGCCAGAATCGGCTTCGCCCCGTGCCGGTGCGCGCGCCGCGCGGCACGATCTACGACCGCCATGGCCAGGTCGTGGGCGAGAACGTCGTCGGCTACGAGGTCCAGATCATGCCGGCGCTCGAGGACTCGATCCGCGTACGCATCGGCCGCCTGGCGCCCGTTCTACAGCTGGACTCCCTCGTCGCCGAAAGAGCCCTGCGGCGCTGGCGTCGCCAGCGCCACCTGCCCGTCACGGTCACCCGGGACGCCTCCCCCGTCGCCGTAGCGCGCCTGGAAGAGCGCCGCAACGAATACCCCGAGGTGATGGTCAACGAGTACCCCAAGCGGCAGTACTCGGCTGGCTCCGCGGTCTCCAACATCGTCGGCTACGTGGCCGAAATCAGCGAGCAGGAACTGGCCGCTGAACGCTTCCAGTCCTACGAGCAGGGGCGCTGGATCGGCAAGACGGGGCTGGAAAGAGAGTACGAAGAGCACCTGGGCGGCGAGCCGGGGGTCCGTTACCTGGAGATCGACGCGCGCGGGCGCATCGACAACGTGCTGCCCGAAGAGCTGGGCATCCCGCCGATCCCCGGCCGCGACCTCCACCTGTACCTGGACCTGGACCTGCAGCGCTTCGTCGCGGAGCTCTTCCGTGACGCGGAGGCGTACTTCGGCCGTCCGGTGCGCGGGGGGTTCGCGGCTATCGATCCCCGGACGGGTGGCGTGCTGGCCATGTACAGCCACCCCACCTACGACCCCAACCTGTTCGTCGGGGGGATCGATCAGGAGCACTACGACCGCCTGAACAACGACCCCGGCAAGCCGCTGTTGGACCGGGCCTCCGGCGCGCGGCAGCCGCCCGGGTCGACCTTCAAGCTGCCCGTCGCGGCGATGGCGCTCGGGTTGGGCGTGATCACGCCCGACGAGTACATGCCGATCTCCTGCACCGGCGGGATGTCATATCAGAACCGCTACGCCCGCTGCTGGAGCGTGCACGGCCGGCAGAACCTGCGCCTGGCCATCAAGAACTCGTGCGACGTCTACTTCTACCAGGTGGGCATCCGGGTCGGTCTGCGCCGCTTCCTGGAGCGTGGAGCGGCGATGGGATTCGCCGGCCGCACGGGACTGGACCTGCCCACGGAGATCGCGTCGATCTTTCCGGCGAGCCCCGAAGAAATGGAGCGGAGGCTGGGGTACGTTCCGCCCGAGAACGAGATCATGTCCCTGTCGATCGGGCAGGGGCTGGTCACGCTGAGCCCGCTCAAGATCGCGCAACTGTTCGTGCCGCTGTCCCGGGCCGATGCCAAGGCCCTGGCGCCACGCCTCGCCCGCACCGATCGGGCGCAGCCGGTGGCCAACGACTACCGGCTCGGCAAGGAACAGATCGACCTATTGCGGCAGAGCATGCGCAGAGTGACGGCGGCCGGCGGGACGGCCGCGCTGACGCAGCTGCTGCGCTGGGACTTCATGGGCAAGACGGGCACCGCTCAGAATTCGCACGGAGACGACCACGGCTGGTTCGTCGGCGTGGGTGGTCCCGCCGACGGACCTCCGGAAATCGTGGCCGCGATCCTGATCGAGCAGGGTCTGCACGGCTCTGACGTATCCGGGTGGGTGGGAAACGCGGTGAACTTCTACCTGAGCCGCAAGCACGGCGAGGAGTTCGTGCGCTACGCGACTCCCCGCGAACGGTATCGGCGGGGCCTGGCCGCGTGGCCCCTTCAGGTGCCCACGGACTACGACAATCTCGGCCCCGAGGACGCCCTGGCCGAGGCGGATCCAGGCGTGGAAGACGCAGGCCGCTGAGCGCCGGCCCGGGTGTCGGTGGCGGGTCCGTGTCGCGCCCAGTAGGTTGCCGCAACACCCGCCAGGACCACAGCCTGCGCCGCACGCCGGCGCGCGAGAAGACACGAGCCCGAGGCGCCTCGCATGCCCACAGCGTTCCTCAGTTCTGAGGAGTACGACGAGCGTGCACAGCAGCTCTACGACCAGGGGAAGTACGAAGGCGCTCTAGGCCTCCTGAGGGAAGGGCTGGAGCTCTACCCCAACGCCGTCGACCTCTACGTCGGATTCGCGTACGCGCACCTGGCGCGAGAGGACTTCGCCTGGGCGAAGTCCGCGTTCGAGAAGGCCATCCTGCTCGACGTCCGCAACGAGGATGCGCTGGTAGGTCTGGGAGAGACGCTGCTGCGCGTCGGCCGCCACGCTGCGGCTCTCGATGCTTTCGCCGACGCGCGCCAGGGCGCCGCCGGGTCCGATCCCGCCATCTTGATGAGCATCGGCAGGGCGCTCTATCGGGAAGGGCTCGCCCCGCAGGCGCGTGAGGTATTCCTCGAAGTGCTGGAGATCGCGCCGCAGATCGCCCAGGCGCACGCCGGACTCGCCTACACCTTCCACATGGACGGGCAGCCCCGTCGCGCGCGCGCGGCGCTGCGCCGAGCGTTGGAGTTGGAGCCGCTGCTGCACGAGGCCAGGGTCTTTCTGGGACACGTCCTCTACGAAGCGGCCCGCTGGGAGGCCGCGTTGAGCGAGTATCGCGCCGTTCCCGCGGCCGAACACTGGGATCCGCTCGCCGTGCGCAGAGTCCTCGAACTCGCCGCCGCGCTGGAGGGGGCTGCGTCGGGGGATCCGCGTGCCGCGCCCTGGGAGGCGCACCTGCGGGTGCTGGAGGAGGGCGAGAGCTACGTGGACCGGCTGCTCGCCGAGATCGAGGCGCGTGGCGTAAGCGCGGAGGAGACGCGTGCAGACTGATCCTGGTTCGAATGCGGCGGTCGGTAGGCTGTTCGGCGCCCTGAGGGAGGCCATCGACCGGCGGCCGGAAGGGTCACCGCCAACCATCACGGTGTCGGAGATCTATCAGACCCTGGTGCCCTACGCCCGCGCCCGCGCGAGCCTGGGCTTCGAGATGAACGCCGACTACGAACACGCGCTCATGCAGATGCTCGCGGGAGAGGGAGGCCACGCGCGGCTCGACCCTCCGGAGGCGCGCGACCAGGTGGCGCGAGAGCTGGAAACGCCCAACCCCGATGTGACCCTTTATCGCAGGTTCGCGGCGTGCTCGGTTTGGATCAGTGAGTCGACGGAGCCGATCGCGGCGGGTCCCGCGAGCCCGCCGGGCGGCACCGATTGGGGGCGCGCGCTGGAGCGCGCGAACGAGACCCCGGCCCGAGCGCCCGAGTCGTCAGTGGAGGCGACGCTGGTCGACGGCCTGGCGCGCTTGTCGAGCGTGCTGCACGGCCACGGCGGCGACGCGCAGCCCGCCGCGGACCCGTCCGGCGAGGGCGGGCTCGAAAGCGCCATCGCCGCTCCCGCCGAGGGGCAGGAAGCGCCCGCCGAGTCGATCGACGACGGGCCGGCGCAGGGCGAGCGCGAGAACTTCGCGGACGCCGCGGCATCGACCATTCCAACGAGTCCCGAACCCGGCGACGCGACAACGGACGCGGCGGGCCTCTGCGGGTCCTGTGGCATGGACTTCCCGGCGGATCGGGACGTGCGCTACTGCCCGTATTGTGGCAGCGAGCAGCCCCGCGTTTGCGACGGGTGCGGCGACAGCCTGGAGCAGGATTGGCGCTTCTGTCCCTCGTGCGGGACCGGGACCTGACGTCGTCACGGTCTTGCGCCTGGCCGACGGTCCGCCTCGCCTTTCCTTGACCCCCACGTGGGGCGGCTCTAACATCGGCCGCCCGAAAACGTGGCAAGGCAGTTGCAGGAGCCCCGGCATGACTTTGCTTGCTACGACGGACCCCTATTAGGAGAGTTGTGATGCCCACGAGTAAGTGGTTCTTGTCCCTCGCGGTCGCGGGCGCGATCGTGCTGGCCGGCTGCTCGTCCGACGCGGGCAACGCGGGCGACG carries:
- a CDS encoding zinc ribbon domain-containing protein gives rise to the protein MQTDPGSNAAVGRLFGALREAIDRRPEGSPPTITVSEIYQTLVPYARARASLGFEMNADYEHALMQMLAGEGGHARLDPPEARDQVARELETPNPDVTLYRRFAACSVWISESTEPIAAGPASPPGGTDWGRALERANETPARAPESSVEATLVDGLARLSSVLHGHGGDAQPAADPSGEGGLESAIAAPAEGQEAPAESIDDGPAQGERENFADAAASTIPTSPEPGDATTDAAGLCGSCGMDFPADRDVRYCPYCGSEQPRVCDGCGDSLEQDWRFCPSCGTGT
- a CDS encoding tetratricopeptide repeat protein; protein product: MPTAFLSSEEYDERAQQLYDQGKYEGALGLLREGLELYPNAVDLYVGFAYAHLAREDFAWAKSAFEKAILLDVRNEDALVGLGETLLRVGRHAAALDAFADARQGAAGSDPAILMSIGRALYREGLAPQAREVFLEVLEIAPQIAQAHAGLAYTFHMDGQPRRARAALRRALELEPLLHEARVFLGHVLYEAARWEAALSEYRAVPAAEHWDPLAVRRVLELAAALEGAASGDPRAAPWEAHLRVLEEGESYVDRLLAEIEARGVSAEETRAD
- a CDS encoding penicillin-binding transpeptidase domain-containing protein, which translates into the protein MYGSPRIEQTRGWRASRGRLARVALVIVLSGLLSALYILQVDAADEYALVARQNRLRPVPVRAPRGTIYDRHGQVVGENVVGYEVQIMPALEDSIRVRIGRLAPVLQLDSLVAERALRRWRRQRHLPVTVTRDASPVAVARLEERRNEYPEVMVNEYPKRQYSAGSAVSNIVGYVAEISEQELAAERFQSYEQGRWIGKTGLEREYEEHLGGEPGVRYLEIDARGRIDNVLPEELGIPPIPGRDLHLYLDLDLQRFVAELFRDAEAYFGRPVRGGFAAIDPRTGGVLAMYSHPTYDPNLFVGGIDQEHYDRLNNDPGKPLLDRASGARQPPGSTFKLPVAAMALGLGVITPDEYMPISCTGGMSYQNRYARCWSVHGRQNLRLAIKNSCDVYFYQVGIRVGLRRFLERGAAMGFAGRTGLDLPTEIASIFPASPEEMERRLGYVPPENEIMSLSIGQGLVTLSPLKIAQLFVPLSRADAKALAPRLARTDRAQPVANDYRLGKEQIDLLRQSMRRVTAAGGTAALTQLLRWDFMGKTGTAQNSHGDDHGWFVGVGGPADGPPEIVAAILIEQGLHGSDVSGWVGNAVNFYLSRKHGEEFVRYATPRERYRRGLAAWPLQVPTDYDNLGPEDALAEADPGVEDAGR
- a CDS encoding hydantoinase B/oxoprolinase family protein; the protein is MTQSAAVDPARIEVFRHLFGALTEEMGAALRRSAFSPNIKERRDYSCALFDPDGRVVAMGDHMPVHLGAMPMSVSAVADVLGELGPGDVAVVNDPFRGGTHLPDITLVAAVHPRQRANPLGLVASRAHHADVGGAAPGSMALVREVFQEGLRIPPAFLVRQGRPVADLWRLILANVRTPTEREADLQAQLASLEAGSRRLIEIAGRLGDGQTLAAMRALRAYADRLLAEGISRIPDGEYVAEDALEDDGLGSGPLAIRAAVRVAGENATVDMTGSADQAPGGVNAVAAIATSCVRYVFRCVVERLLDVPLPAGGGDMERIAVRLREGSIVSARPPAAVAAGNVETSQRIADVLFEALALALPGLIPAQSQGTMNNVTLGGVDPRSGDQFAYYETVGGGMGAGPSGPGMSGVHSHMTNSLNTPIEALEHAYPVRVEAYGLRAGSGGAGTHPGGDGMRREVRVLVDAEANLLCERRRRAPAGRAGGEPGAPGRDTVRSEGRERDIPAKGSVRLSAGDVLSIRTPGGGGWGEPSAARGPRVDGEQTSGVEHQDGLGAEPG